A segment of the Peptococcaceae bacterium 1198_IL3148 genome:
GGGAACGGTGGAGGCAGACGGTACTACCCCCGAAGGCAGTGCACTAAAACACTGTGCCAATCGGTTGCTGAAGGAAGGTCGCCAGTGGGTACCTAAAATATTAATTGTACTGGCAGACGGCAACCCCAACCCGGGCCGAGAAAAGAATTTAGTTAAAGAACAGGCCCGGCGCTTACAAAACATGGGTTGCAAATTAATCCACATATCCATCAGTGAACAGGTATCACCCTATGGTTACCAACACAGCATCCCTTGGAGCGATTACTATACAGTGATAAACCAATTTGGCAAACTGCTTAAAACCTTAGTGGAATCGGAGTAATTTATTAAAGGCACTAAATTCTGACTGAATTAGTGCCTTTTTTTGTCATAATATTATTAAAGCTTAATTTAAAATATCATAGATAAATCTCAAAAAATGTGTAATGCTATATAATATGTAAAACTTTTGTAACTTTTTCCCTATATAATGTTTGACAAAGGGGTGATGAAATTGAAAAAACCAATTATACTTCTCGTTGGAGCATTCTCACTGGGTATATTGGCCTTTGCCAACCAATCTTTGTTACAGGATAACTCTGTACCCCAGGTGGAAAGTAATGTCATTGCCCAACAGGCCACCAACGACAACGTTGAACCACCGGCAAAGCAAAATAAACCTGTTAATGAAGCGGTTAAAGAACCGGTGGCTGAAAAAGAAATCAAAACTGATAAAAACGCAGAACCAAAAGAACAAACCCCTCCGGTTCAACCGGATACTGATCAAAGTTACGCCCAGTATGACAATACCAAACACGGTTGGGGTTTTACTCGCAACGATCAACATCAACCACCCAGTGTTGGTTGGGTAGGACCGGTGGTCACTAAATACAACGGTTTTTATTTAGGCAATACCAATGAAAAAACCATCTATTTAACCTTTGATGAAGGATACGAAAATGGCTATACTAAACAAATATTGGACGTATTGAAAGCCAATGGCGTTAAAGCACACTTCTTTATTACTGCTGCTTACCTGAAAGATCAACCTGAATTGGTAAAGCGCATGATTGCCGAAGGACATATTGTGGGTAACCATTCGGTAAATCACCCCAGTTTGCCGGAGGTTTCCACCGAACAGGTAAAACAAGAGATCCAAGGACTGGAGAGCCAATTAAATGAATTGATAAACTATGACATGTACTTATTTAGGCCACCCCGGGGTGAATGGAGTGAAAGAACTCTGAAGATCACCGAAGATTTAGGCTATAAGTCAGTATTTTGGAGTATGGCCTATCAAGACTGGTTGGTGGATCAACAAAAGGGTTGGCAATATGCCCATAACCACGTTATGTCCAACATTCATAATGGTGCAGTAATATTGTTGCACGCCGTTTCCTCCGACAATGCCAATGCCTTAGATCAAATCATTAAAGACCTAAAAAGCGCGGGTTATACCTTTGGTGTAATCGGCAGGTAATGATAATATTGTTATATCAGGTGGCTAATTAATATAAAATGTGCAATAATATTTATAGGTACTAAAAGCAGACTTTTAGTACCTATATTTTTTAAGGATGATAGTATCAGAAATGTTCTTATAACAAAGGAGCATTATCATGACTGAAGAAGTGCGCTACCGGGTATATTCTACCCACTTGCAACAAAAGTTTGGCCAAAAGGTATATAAACTACCGGTTAATATGCCAGGCAATTGCCCTAACCGAGATGGTACTGTCGGTAACGGCGGTTGTATCTTCTGTGATGAAGAAGGTGCCGGTTTTCAATGCTTGCCCAATACTTTATCTGTGATAGAACAAATCAAAACCAATAAAAATTTTTTTAAAAAGCGCTTTAACGCCCATAAATTCATTGCCTATTTTCAGGCCTTCACCAATACATATATGCCGTTATCACAATTTAAGGCCAATATCCAGGCAGCTGTATCGGATTCAGATATTGTAGGCATTTCCATATCCACCAGACCCGATTGCATTAATGATCATTACCTTGATTTTTTATATGATTTGCAGCAAAATCATCCGCAGTCACTGGATATTAATATCGAACTGGGCTTACAAACGGTTAACTACCACTCATTAAAAAAAATAAACCGCGGCCATTCACTGGCTGAGTTTATCGATGCCGTTAACCGCATTAAAGCCCGGGGGTTTGAAATTTGTGTCCATATCATTTTAGATCTACCCTGGGACAACAAAGACGATGTCATTGAAAACGCCAAAATTTTATCGGCACTGGGCATCCATTATGTCAAACTACATTCACTGTATGTGGTTAAAAACACCCCACTGGGAGAGATGTACCAACGGGGCGAATTTGAGATTATATCACTGGACCAATACATAGACCATGTGGTTACTTTTCTTGAATACTTAGATCCCAACATTGTCATTCAACGTTTAGTTGGTAAAGGTCCCAGAGAGAAAAACCTCTTCTCCAATTGGGGCATCAGTTGGTGGTTAATTAAAGAAAGCATCGAAAACAGATTAAAGCATATTGATACTTACCAAGGCAAAAAATTCAACTATTTAAATGGCAAAGCAATTAAAGCTAAGTTTAAAGAATTTTAAAAACGGGGGTTATAGTTATGGGTGACGGCAAGATAAAATCTGCTTTAGAGAAAGCATTGGAACGGGCAGCTACTTTTCCTAGGTTATCTGACGAAGAATTACAGCGGATGGAATATGTACCAAAGGGTCAAGTTTTGGCAGGAAAGTTTTTGAATAATAATGGCATCACCGATGAGCTGGCCAGTTACTCTGCAGATAAATTGGTATATATTTACCAAGGCATGGAAGATACGCTGTTAAAAAATATTGCGCTACCGGAAGACGATAACACCATGCACTCAAATATTAAAGCGTTGGAAGGTTTTTATCTGATAAAAGAAGATAAACTAGCTTTACAACCTGTTGTGGAAGAACTACAGCATCTATTTAATTACTACCGACAAGCAGTTGAACAAACCAAAGCCTCGGTACAGGCTCAACTATTTCAAAAATTTCAAGCCGCCAGACAGCAGTTGGAAGCCCAATATGGTCAGCAAGTGGACTTTGACATGGAAAAACATCCCGAGTATAGAAACGAAATGTTAAAGGTTATTGGTCAATTGAACCAGCGTTTCGAGGGAGCATTACAAGCAACAAAGGATAAAATTAAAGCAATTAAATAAAGGGCAAAGGTAAAAGACACCTGGGTTTCGTTATTAACAATACATAAAGGGGCTGTTGCAAAAAAATTTGTAACAGCCCCTAGCCTCTCTTTATCTTTCCTAAAAAAATTTCTTTGAATTCATAAACCCTTGCACATTGTTCAGCGCCTCACCAAAACGTTGGAAGTGTACCACTTCCCGCTCCCGCAGGAAACGGATGCCATCTTTCAACAGTGGGTCATCCGTTAGGCTAAGCAATTGTTCATAGGCTTGCCGGGCCTTTTGCTCCGCAGCCATATCCTCCGTTAAATCAGCAACCGGGTCACCTTGGGCTTGAATGTAAGCTGCGGTCCAAGGTACG
Coding sequences within it:
- the pdaA gene encoding delta-lactam-biosynthetic de-N-acetylase, with protein sequence MKKPIILLVGAFSLGILAFANQSLLQDNSVPQVESNVIAQQATNDNVEPPAKQNKPVNEAVKEPVAEKEIKTDKNAEPKEQTPPVQPDTDQSYAQYDNTKHGWGFTRNDQHQPPSVGWVGPVVTKYNGFYLGNTNEKTIYLTFDEGYENGYTKQILDVLKANGVKAHFFITAAYLKDQPELVKRMIAEGHIVGNHSVNHPSLPEVSTEQVKQEIQGLESQLNELINYDMYLFRPPRGEWSERTLKITEDLGYKSVFWSMAYQDWLVDQQKGWQYAHNHVMSNIHNGAVILLHAVSSDNANALDQIIKDLKSAGYTFGVIGR
- a CDS encoding TIGR01212 family radical SAM protein (This family includes YhcC from E. coli K-12, an uncharacterized radical SAM protein.), which produces MTEEVRYRVYSTHLQQKFGQKVYKLPVNMPGNCPNRDGTVGNGGCIFCDEEGAGFQCLPNTLSVIEQIKTNKNFFKKRFNAHKFIAYFQAFTNTYMPLSQFKANIQAAVSDSDIVGISISTRPDCINDHYLDFLYDLQQNHPQSLDINIELGLQTVNYHSLKKINRGHSLAEFIDAVNRIKARGFEICVHIILDLPWDNKDDVIENAKILSALGIHYVKLHSLYVVKNTPLGEMYQRGEFEIISLDQYIDHVVTFLEYLDPNIVIQRLVGKGPREKNLFSNWGISWWLIKESIENRLKHIDTYQGKKFNYLNGKAIKAKFKEF
- a CDS encoding DUF6657 family protein, whose translation is MGDGKIKSALEKALERAATFPRLSDEELQRMEYVPKGQVLAGKFLNNNGITDELASYSADKLVYIYQGMEDTLLKNIALPEDDNTMHSNIKALEGFYLIKEDKLALQPVVEELQHLFNYYRQAVEQTKASVQAQLFQKFQAARQQLEAQYGQQVDFDMEKHPEYRNEMLKVIGQLNQRFEGALQATKDKIKAIK